The Thermoplasmata archaeon genome has a window encoding:
- a CDS encoding pitrilysin family protein, with protein sequence MGSPLDPLRLEYSNALPPLQLVRQLAPAGAATFAATFVGPAGWARDPERREGTARLVAQLLPTAAGTLRRVALARRLDRIGATLTSRSSPESGEVTVWGSEADRKKLLGLLAEAVLRPRFDPDDIERIRRSLSERQLRELRQPAGRADRELLAAVFPRAHPYRSTGLGTRASLDRISRSDLIRFHRRHYVADGGLLVVTTGSRSDRVERDARRVFRGLSDRGPDPLVVPALPRRAPRNVRVHLPGRAQVEVRVGGPSITQDSPRYPAAYLANQLLGGRPLLNRLFQRVRERGGLAYGTSSHLETMRWGGFWTASAGTGPERWPTVVRMLEREIDRVRDRPVPGPELDVIRESAIGEIPLSLEETSDAHELAVDAAYHGMPADFWLTWPARLRAVRPREVREAAELAFDRNASATVVAGPLRRA encoded by the coding sequence ATGGGTAGTCCGCTCGATCCCCTCCGGCTCGAGTACTCGAACGCGCTACCGCCCCTGCAGCTGGTCCGTCAGCTCGCACCGGCCGGAGCGGCCACGTTCGCCGCGACCTTCGTCGGTCCGGCCGGCTGGGCGCGGGACCCCGAGCGCCGGGAGGGGACCGCGCGCCTGGTCGCCCAACTGCTGCCGACGGCGGCGGGGACCCTGCGGCGCGTCGCGCTGGCGCGGCGGCTCGATCGAATCGGCGCGACGCTCACGAGTCGGTCGAGCCCGGAGTCCGGCGAGGTCACGGTCTGGGGCTCGGAGGCCGACCGCAAGAAGCTCCTCGGACTGCTCGCCGAGGCGGTCCTGCGGCCACGGTTCGATCCGGACGACATCGAGCGGATCCGGCGCTCGCTGTCGGAACGCCAGCTGCGCGAGCTCCGCCAGCCGGCCGGCCGGGCGGATCGCGAGCTGCTCGCTGCGGTGTTTCCGCGCGCCCATCCGTACCGCTCGACCGGCCTCGGGACCCGGGCGTCGCTCGACCGCATCTCCCGCAGCGATCTGATCCGGTTCCACCGGCGCCACTACGTCGCCGACGGCGGCCTGCTCGTCGTGACGACCGGCTCCCGAAGCGACCGTGTCGAGCGCGACGCACGTCGCGTGTTCCGCGGGCTTTCCGATCGAGGCCCGGACCCGCTCGTGGTGCCGGCCCTTCCGCGACGTGCGCCGCGGAACGTCCGGGTCCACCTGCCCGGCCGCGCCCAGGTCGAGGTGCGCGTCGGCGGCCCCTCGATCACGCAGGACTCCCCGCGCTACCCCGCCGCCTACCTGGCGAACCAGCTGCTTGGCGGGCGACCGCTCCTCAACCGCCTCTTCCAGCGAGTGCGCGAGCGCGGGGGGCTCGCCTACGGCACGTCGAGCCACCTGGAGACGATGCGCTGGGGCGGGTTCTGGACCGCGTCGGCCGGCACCGGACCCGAACGCTGGCCGACGGTCGTTCGGATGCTCGAGCGCGAGATCGACCGCGTCCGTGACCGGCCGGTGCCGGGCCCGGAGCTCGACGTCATTCGGGAGAGCGCGATCGGCGAGATCCCGCTCTCGCTCGAAGAGACGTCCGACGCGCACGAACTCGCGGTCGATGCGGCCTATCACGGGATGCCGGCCGACTTCTGGCTGACCTGGCCGGCGCGCCTGCGCGCCGTCCGACCCCGGGAGGTGCGGGAGGCGGCCGAGCTCGCGTTCGACCGGAACGCCTCGGCGACCGTCGTCGCGGGGCCGCTCCGACGCGCCTAG
- a CDS encoding D-aminoacyl-tRNA deacylase yields MTTEVLLVVAESDPVAARVVGRWGTPAATGAFVDGTPVRALRPRISMLRRPGPHVHDERLDARLPPDLLADRPTLVFPSIHRSEKGVPSLTVHPLGNPGPTAEVGGRPRTLDPTDPARMADALRRLQEGAGRVGLPVTFEATHHGPELALPAFFVEIGYGESESPPAAAVRLLADVLPALEPAPGDRIALGVGGGHYAPHFTELTTKRRWAFGHLLSRHALAELDAATARSAWDRTPGADGILYARAEDASHPALQGLARRLRDGEAPLRDARGAPTAASRPASGT; encoded by the coding sequence GTGACGACCGAGGTCCTCCTTGTGGTCGCCGAGTCCGATCCCGTCGCCGCTCGCGTCGTCGGCCGCTGGGGGACCCCCGCCGCAACCGGCGCCTTCGTCGACGGGACCCCGGTCCGCGCGCTCCGCCCCCGGATCTCGATGCTGCGGCGGCCGGGTCCCCACGTCCACGACGAACGACTCGATGCCCGGCTGCCCCCCGATCTGCTCGCCGATCGGCCCACCCTCGTCTTCCCCTCGATCCATCGCAGCGAGAAGGGGGTCCCGTCGCTGACCGTGCATCCGCTGGGCAATCCGGGTCCGACCGCGGAGGTCGGAGGACGCCCCCGCACGCTCGATCCCACCGATCCGGCGCGGATGGCCGACGCGCTGCGCCGCCTCCAGGAGGGTGCCGGGAGGGTCGGCCTTCCCGTGACGTTCGAGGCGACGCACCACGGGCCGGAGCTGGCCCTGCCCGCGTTCTTCGTCGAGATCGGCTACGGGGAGAGCGAATCACCCCCCGCCGCGGCCGTCCGCCTCCTCGCGGACGTCCTGCCCGCCCTCGAGCCCGCGCCGGGCGACCGGATCGCGCTCGGGGTCGGCGGGGGTCACTACGCTCCCCACTTCACGGAGCTCACGACGAAGCGTCGCTGGGCGTTCGGCCACCTGCTCTCGCGCCACGCGCTCGCCGAGCTCGATGCCGCGACCGCACGCAGCGCCTGGGACCGCACGCCGGGAGCCGACGGGATCCTCTACGCGCGGGCGGAGGACGCGAGCCACCCCGCGCTCCAGGGTCTCGCCCGGAGGCTCCGGGACGGGGAGGCGCCGCTCCGCGACGCGCGGGGCGCGCCTACGGCCGCTTCTCGACCGGCTTCTGGAACATGA
- a CDS encoding PKD domain-containing protein, with the protein MSARPQLPTATGTTIRHPRFVAPLAVAVAVALVALLLVPSPAPPTGTAPRPESGGPSLGSLELAAAQQSLAERLGPAAPSPRWGAAEVRSPVFAPSGEGYRWFNATGEAPTSLAGFLPMMAWDPVEGYVLLFGGVPPTTVGIMTGTWAYQNGTWSNLTSSTSGHPPPIEFGGLAYDPSSQKIVLFGGWDVAINRPTNVTWTYQAGAWTNITATAGRAPSPRSEVAMATDSAAGEVVLVGGDVPRDPLANDTWAFRDGSWTNLTASAPLRATIEDPTVCDDPAAGGLLLTASASNSTRYSTPLHPATFLFTGGAWENLTSANWAAPLTFGSYAPVIGYLPDAAAVFMFLSVTFEKNENGVFFAQTWAFANGLWTNLTGAASASDQNMQYPAGAADAVDSTLVVFGGFNIYWGFTSNETWILSAPPEVSVAALPNATDVGRPIAFDGSVAFGSDPDRSRWTFGDGSFGIGQTAAHAYASPGDFTAALSVTSFAGLSGEASTSVEVHALPSAIVSANTTQPTAGATVSLAALVSGGTAPFTFSWTLGDGSTATGAEVVHAYASAGNYTVALEVTDAVGVACDSNETIHVVASPSSPPTNPGGSSGSGSGSGAGSGGSGGGSGSNPSPSPVLSPIASPSAGPSLGLAAGIVALAGVGAFLGVFLTLSGRSLYRLARHHARRRSGPGRAREPPSG; encoded by the coding sequence GTGAGCGCTCGTCCGCAGCTCCCGACCGCAACGGGAACGACGATCCGCCACCCCCGCTTCGTTGCGCCTCTCGCCGTGGCCGTTGCCGTCGCCCTCGTCGCCCTCCTGCTCGTCCCGAGCCCGGCCCCTCCCACGGGGACGGCGCCCCGGCCGGAGAGCGGTGGCCCCTCGCTCGGCTCGCTCGAGCTCGCCGCAGCGCAGCAGTCACTCGCCGAGCGACTCGGGCCGGCCGCTCCTTCGCCGCGATGGGGGGCAGCGGAGGTCCGTTCGCCCGTCTTCGCTCCGTCGGGCGAGGGCTACCGATGGTTCAACGCGACCGGTGAGGCGCCGACCTCCCTCGCCGGATTCCTGCCGATGATGGCGTGGGACCCGGTCGAGGGATACGTCCTGCTCTTCGGCGGGGTGCCGCCCACGACCGTTGGGATCATGACGGGAACGTGGGCCTACCAGAACGGGACGTGGTCGAACCTCACGTCCTCGACCTCGGGCCACCCGCCGCCGATCGAGTTCGGCGGGCTCGCCTACGACCCGAGCTCGCAGAAGATCGTTCTGTTCGGCGGATGGGACGTCGCGATCAACCGACCGACCAACGTCACGTGGACCTACCAGGCCGGCGCCTGGACCAACATCACGGCGACGGCGGGTCGGGCCCCCTCGCCCCGTTCGGAGGTGGCGATGGCGACCGACTCTGCGGCCGGCGAGGTCGTCCTGGTCGGCGGCGACGTTCCCCGCGACCCGCTCGCGAATGATACGTGGGCCTTCCGCGACGGTTCGTGGACGAACCTCACGGCGTCCGCGCCGCTGCGCGCGACGATCGAGGACCCGACCGTCTGCGACGACCCGGCCGCGGGCGGCCTCCTGCTGACCGCGTCGGCGAGCAACTCGACCCGGTACTCGACGCCGCTGCATCCGGCCACGTTCCTGTTCACCGGCGGCGCCTGGGAGAACCTCACGTCGGCGAACTGGGCCGCTCCGCTCACGTTCGGCTCTTACGCCCCGGTGATCGGATATCTGCCGGACGCCGCCGCGGTCTTCATGTTCCTCTCGGTCACGTTCGAGAAGAACGAGAACGGGGTCTTCTTCGCCCAGACCTGGGCGTTCGCGAACGGCCTCTGGACGAACCTCACGGGCGCCGCGAGCGCCTCCGACCAGAACATGCAGTACCCCGCGGGGGCCGCGGACGCGGTCGACAGCACACTGGTCGTCTTCGGCGGCTTCAACATCTACTGGGGCTTCACGAGCAACGAGACCTGGATCCTCTCGGCACCGCCCGAGGTCTCGGTCGCGGCGCTCCCGAACGCCACCGACGTCGGCCGACCCATTGCCTTCGACGGTTCCGTCGCGTTCGGATCCGATCCCGATCGCTCCCGCTGGACGTTCGGCGACGGCTCGTTCGGGATCGGACAGACCGCCGCCCACGCGTATGCGAGTCCCGGCGACTTCACCGCGGCCCTGTCCGTCACGAGCTTCGCCGGCCTCAGCGGTGAGGCCTCGACCTCGGTCGAGGTACATGCGCTGCCGAGCGCGATCGTCTCGGCGAACACCACCCAGCCGACGGCGGGCGCCACGGTATCGCTCGCCGCGCTGGTCTCGGGCGGGACGGCGCCCTTCACCTTCTCTTGGACGCTGGGCGACGGGTCGACCGCGACCGGCGCGGAGGTCGTCCACGCCTATGCGAGCGCCGGGAACTACACCGTCGCGCTGGAGGTGACCGACGCCGTCGGCGTCGCGTGCGACTCCAACGAGACGATCCACGTCGTGGCGAGCCCGTCCTCGCCACCCACCAACCCGGGAGGGAGCTCGGGATCCGGCTCGGGCTCCGGCGCGGGCTCGGGGGGGAGTGGCGGAGGATCCGGCTCGAACCCGTCCCCCAGCCCGGTCCTCTCGCCGATCGCGAGCCCGTCCGCGGGGCCGAGCCTCGGTCTCGCGGCCGGGATCGTCGCCCTCGCCGGGGTCGGGGCGTTCCTCGGCGTCTTCCTGACGCTGTCCGGCCGATCGCTCTACCGCCTCGCCCGCCACCACGCGCGCCGGCGCTCCGGACCGGGGCGGGCCCGCGAACCGCCGAGCGGCTGA
- a CDS encoding PKD domain-containing protein, translating into MTVPGIRGRAPVAVTLLAAALIAATLVAPVAPPSVSTAHLPSLATANLGAARWALESGSAPSVLRGPSASGAAAGLNPYFWTNISGAIGRTAPPPVLYAQMTWDAADGYVLLFGGELTTGQLLNQTWSYLNGTWTNLTGTVTGTPPALIAAGMAYDPSTQSVILFGGENSVLSGENYTWAYHDLTWTNLTATVGPAPSARAFASAATDSTDDELLLFGGVSPDGALLTDTWTFHDDAWTNVTATSGFNAFAVLPTLCDDPAAGGVLLTGVATNLSTHEVPALPITFVYSGSTWHNLSATNALAPMTFGELPPAIGFLPYGQDVELFSAAVITTNGDLVLYPVEWTFSNSVWTNITGQRTTPGGIVLAPSAADPLDSTLVLFSGERVVAGVTVNDTWLLSAPPVVRASASRSVIDAGQTVSFTGDVSAGAGPNAPDWSFGDGGSSSVLSPTHTFHQAGIYSVNLTISDLVGESGTAATAVYVNPSPAVSITVGPASPTAGSAAEFVATVSGGTAPFTYTWSLGDGATASSMSVAHSYASSGSYAVTVTVVDAAGESVHANLTVSVGAAVTPFSYTSGPGLALLALVIVFAAIAAVLALLYARGRRRERPPPAPYAPSAGAATPPPGARGPVGPVGGGPPPPWSEGPPPPGAPPV; encoded by the coding sequence ATGACCGTGCCGGGCATCCGGGGCCGCGCGCCGGTCGCCGTGACCCTGCTCGCGGCGGCCCTGATCGCGGCCACGCTGGTCGCTCCCGTCGCGCCCCCGTCCGTCTCCACCGCCCACCTTCCGTCGCTCGCGACGGCCAACCTGGGCGCGGCCCGGTGGGCCCTCGAGTCCGGGAGCGCTCCATCGGTGCTGCGGGGACCCTCCGCCTCGGGGGCCGCCGCGGGCCTGAACCCGTACTTCTGGACGAACATCTCCGGCGCGATCGGCCGGACGGCTCCGCCGCCCGTGCTCTACGCGCAGATGACCTGGGACGCCGCCGACGGCTACGTCCTGCTCTTCGGGGGCGAGCTCACGACCGGCCAGCTGCTCAACCAGACCTGGAGCTACCTCAACGGCACCTGGACGAATCTCACGGGCACCGTCACCGGGACGCCCCCCGCCCTCATCGCGGCCGGGATGGCCTACGACCCGTCGACGCAGAGCGTCATCCTGTTCGGCGGGGAGAATAGCGTGCTCAGCGGGGAGAACTACACGTGGGCCTACCACGATCTCACCTGGACCAACCTCACCGCGACGGTCGGGCCGGCGCCCTCCGCACGCGCGTTCGCCTCGGCGGCGACGGACTCCACGGACGATGAGCTCCTCCTGTTCGGCGGGGTCTCGCCCGACGGCGCCTTGCTCACGGACACCTGGACGTTCCACGATGACGCGTGGACCAACGTCACCGCGACCTCCGGCTTCAACGCCTTCGCCGTGCTGCCGACCCTCTGCGACGACCCCGCCGCCGGCGGGGTGCTGCTCACGGGTGTCGCGACCAACCTGTCCACCCATGAGGTCCCCGCGCTCCCGATCACCTTCGTTTACTCCGGGTCCACCTGGCACAACCTCAGCGCGACGAACGCGCTCGCGCCGATGACCTTCGGCGAGCTGCCCCCCGCGATCGGTTTCCTGCCCTACGGACAGGACGTCGAGCTGTTCAGCGCGGCCGTCATCACCACGAACGGCGACCTCGTCCTGTACCCGGTCGAGTGGACGTTTTCGAACTCGGTATGGACGAACATCACGGGTCAGCGGACGACCCCGGGGGGCATCGTCCTGGCGCCGTCCGCCGCCGACCCCCTGGACAGCACGCTCGTGCTCTTCAGCGGCGAGCGGGTGGTCGCCGGCGTCACCGTCAACGACACGTGGCTGCTGTCCGCGCCCCCGGTCGTGCGTGCCAGCGCTTCGCGCTCCGTGATCGACGCCGGGCAGACGGTCAGCTTCACCGGGGACGTGAGCGCCGGAGCAGGACCGAACGCTCCGGACTGGTCGTTCGGCGACGGCGGCTCCTCGAGCGTGCTGTCGCCCACCCACACCTTCCACCAGGCCGGAATCTACTCGGTCAACCTGACGATCAGCGACCTCGTCGGAGAGAGCGGGACCGCCGCGACGGCGGTCTACGTCAATCCGAGCCCGGCCGTGTCGATCACCGTGGGCCCGGCCTCCCCGACCGCCGGTTCGGCCGCGGAGTTCGTCGCCACCGTCAGTGGCGGCACGGCTCCGTTCACTTACACCTGGTCCCTGGGCGACGGCGCGACCGCCTCGTCGATGTCGGTCGCCCACAGCTACGCGAGCTCGGGCAGCTACGCCGTCACGGTGACGGTGGTCGACGCCGCCGGCGAGAGCGTCCACGCGAACCTGACCGTGAGCGTCGGCGCGGCGGTGACGCCGTTCAGCTACACCTCGGGTCCGGGGCTCGCGCTCCTCGCGCTCGTCATCGTCTTCGCGGCGATCGCCGCGGTCCTCGCGCTGCTCTACGCCCGCGGACGACGCCGCGAGCGCCCGCCTCCGGCACCGTACGCTCCCTCCGCGGGCGCCGCGACGCCGCCCCCCGGGGCGCGCGGTCCGGTCGGGCCCGTCGGCGGCGGACCGCCTCCGCCGTGGTCCGAGGGCCCGCCGCCGCCCGGCGCTCCGCCCGTATAG
- a CDS encoding translation initiation factor IF-5A, which yields MAWTQQEVRELKEGRYMIIDDEPCRILSIQMSKPGKHGEAKARIDAVGLFDERKRSVVFPVTHKVQVPMIGKRQAQVVSLSGSEVQLMDLETYAMFSMPVEADLQGQLSPGSEVAYVDAMGKRRITRK from the coding sequence ATGGCCTGGACGCAGCAGGAGGTCCGCGAGCTCAAGGAGGGCCGCTACATGATCATCGATGACGAACCCTGCCGGATCCTGAGCATCCAGATGTCCAAACCGGGAAAGCACGGTGAGGCGAAGGCGCGCATCGATGCGGTCGGCCTGTTCGACGAGCGCAAGCGGTCCGTCGTCTTCCCCGTCACCCACAAGGTGCAGGTGCCGATGATCGGCAAGCGCCAGGCGCAGGTCGTCTCGCTGAGCGGCTCCGAGGTACAGTTGATGGACCTCGAGACCTATGCGATGTTCTCGATGCCGGTCGAGGCGGACCTCCAGGGCCAGCTGTCGCCCGGTAGCGAGGTCGCGTACGTCGACGCGATGGGCAAGCGCCGGATCACGCGCAAGTAG